A single Agrococcus sp. ARC_14 DNA region contains:
- a CDS encoding OsmC family peroxiredoxin codes for MAITSNASATWNGDLASGSGTATLGSGSSFDMSWKARAESGGGSTPEELIAGAHASCFSMALSNTLAEAGHPAESLATAAKVSFVAGTGITGSALTVSGRVPGIDQTQFADFAEQAKAGCPVSQALAGVEITLESATLEG; via the coding sequence ATGGCCATCACCTCGAACGCCAGCGCGACCTGGAACGGCGACCTCGCCTCCGGCAGCGGAACCGCCACGCTGGGATCCGGATCGAGCTTCGACATGTCCTGGAAGGCCCGCGCCGAAAGCGGCGGCGGCTCGACCCCCGAGGAGCTCATCGCCGGTGCGCACGCATCCTGCTTCTCGATGGCCCTCTCGAACACGCTGGCAGAAGCGGGCCACCCCGCGGAGTCGCTCGCCACCGCTGCGAAGGTGTCGTTCGTCGCAGGCACGGGCATCACGGGCAGCGCGCTGACCGTCAGCGGCCGCGTGCCGGGAATCGACCAGACGCAGTTCGCAGATTTCGCCGAGCAGGCAAAGGCCGGCTGCCCCGTGTCGCAGGCGCTCGCGGGCGTCGAGATCACGCTGGAGTCCGCCACGCTCGAGGGCTGA
- a CDS encoding cation:proton antiporter, translating to MHGVTTEVTLVVVIGILIIGAVATIANRIGVAAPLLLVVLGAGISLVPGVPGIEVPPEVFLTIILPPLLYTAALKVPAVDFRRNLRVIGYLSVFLVAVSALAVALVLQSLWPVVGFAAALALGAVVAPPDAVAATALGKRLGLPPRVVTILEGEGLINDATALVLLSTAVAAITRIGNSDIEVGPLLGDFALAVVVALVVGALVGAATVRIRQYASDRAIDTAISLATPFLSFLAAESLHGSGIVAVVITGLVIGNRSQVRIRATRRAQESATWSTFSLVVENGVFLTMGMQLPAVLSAVDEGERHLVGVVLVGLLLCLVLLVVRFASMPPLLWWLRRTAKHRRRDHERLGQRLEQVDTESKRGTKLRRAHDMRGHDIVALADQRLGWRDMLAIGWAGMRGVVTVAAVQTLPAETPMRAELVLIAFVVAIVTLLVQGGTLAWLVRLLHLTHDGSERHRRELDELLGETIEAGIDAMQREAEATGIDAALVEAAGERMRSRRAWAAHVAEVDPDDATTDVAQIARLRHLAVDAERIWLDQVRKSGRFDSATVGVVQRIIDREEVGLQADEDEH from the coding sequence ATGCACGGTGTGACCACAGAAGTGACCCTCGTGGTCGTCATCGGCATCCTCATCATCGGTGCCGTCGCCACGATCGCGAACCGCATCGGCGTCGCGGCACCCCTGCTGCTCGTGGTGCTGGGCGCGGGGATCTCGCTCGTGCCGGGCGTCCCGGGGATCGAGGTGCCGCCGGAGGTCTTCCTCACGATCATCCTGCCGCCGCTGCTGTACACGGCGGCGCTCAAGGTGCCGGCGGTCGACTTCCGGCGCAACCTGCGCGTGATCGGCTACCTCTCCGTCTTCCTCGTCGCCGTCAGCGCGCTGGCCGTCGCACTCGTGCTGCAGTCGCTCTGGCCGGTCGTCGGCTTCGCCGCGGCGCTCGCGCTCGGCGCTGTCGTGGCGCCGCCCGACGCCGTCGCCGCCACCGCGCTCGGCAAGCGCCTCGGCCTGCCCCCTCGCGTCGTGACGATCCTCGAGGGCGAAGGCCTCATCAACGACGCCACTGCGCTCGTGCTGCTGAGCACCGCCGTCGCCGCGATCACGCGCATCGGCAACTCCGACATCGAGGTCGGCCCGCTGCTCGGCGACTTCGCGCTCGCCGTGGTGGTCGCGCTCGTGGTCGGGGCCCTCGTCGGTGCCGCGACCGTGCGCATCCGCCAGTACGCCTCCGATCGCGCGATCGACACCGCCATCTCGCTCGCGACTCCCTTCCTCTCCTTCCTCGCGGCCGAGTCGCTGCACGGCTCCGGCATCGTCGCGGTCGTGATCACGGGACTCGTGATCGGCAACCGCAGCCAGGTGCGCATCCGCGCCACCCGGCGCGCGCAGGAGTCGGCCACCTGGAGCACGTTCTCGCTCGTCGTCGAGAACGGGGTCTTCCTCACGATGGGCATGCAGCTGCCCGCGGTCCTCTCGGCGGTCGACGAGGGCGAGCGACACCTCGTCGGTGTCGTGCTCGTCGGCCTGCTGCTGTGCCTGGTGCTGCTCGTCGTGCGCTTCGCGTCGATGCCGCCGCTGCTGTGGTGGCTGCGCCGCACCGCGAAGCACCGCAGGCGCGACCACGAGCGGCTGGGGCAGCGGCTCGAGCAGGTGGACACCGAGTCGAAGCGAGGTACGAAGCTGCGCCGAGCCCATGACATGCGGGGCCACGACATCGTCGCGCTGGCGGATCAGCGCCTCGGCTGGCGCGACATGCTGGCGATCGGCTGGGCGGGCATGCGCGGCGTCGTCACCGTCGCGGCGGTGCAGACGCTGCCGGCCGAGACGCCGATGCGGGCTGAGCTCGTGCTCATCGCGTTCGTCGTGGCGATCGTGACGCTGCTCGTGCAGGGAGGCACGCTCGCCTGGCTCGTGCGGCTGCTGCACCTGACGCACGACGGCTCTGAGCGCCACAGGCGCGAGCTCGACGAGCTGCTCGGCGAGACGATCGAGGCGGGCATCGACGCGATGCAGCGCGAAGCCGAGGCGACGGGCATCGACGCGGCGCTCGTCGAGGCTGCGGGCGAGCGGATGCGGTCCCGTCGTGCGTGGGCGGCGCACGTCGCAGAGGTCGATCCGGACGACGCCACCACCGACGTCGCCCAGATCGCGCGGCTCCGCCATCTGGCGGTGGATGCCGAGCGGATCTGGCTCGACCAGGTGCGCAAGAGCGGCCGCTTCGACTCGGCGACCGTGGGGGTGGTGCAGCGCATCATCGACCGCGAGGAGGTCGGGCTGCAGGCCGACGAGGACGAGCACTGA
- a CDS encoding FKBP-type peptidyl-prolyl cis-trans isomerase, with product MTEKPEIDAPEGPAPTELEITDITVGDGEEAVTGTQVSVHYVGVTHSGGEEFDASYGRGAPLEFPLGVGMVIKGWEQGIEGMRVGGRRKLVIPPHLAYGERGAGGVIGPNETLIFVCDLVAVK from the coding sequence ATGACTGAGAAGCCTGAGATCGACGCGCCCGAAGGGCCCGCACCCACTGAGCTCGAGATCACCGACATCACCGTCGGCGACGGCGAGGAGGCGGTGACCGGCACGCAGGTCAGCGTCCACTACGTCGGCGTGACCCACTCCGGCGGCGAGGAGTTCGACGCCTCTTACGGCCGCGGCGCACCGCTCGAGTTCCCGCTCGGCGTCGGCATGGTCATCAAGGGCTGGGAGCAGGGCATCGAGGGGATGCGCGTCGGCGGCCGGCGCAAGCTGGTCATCCCGCCGCACCTCGCCTACGGCGAGCGCGGCGCCGGCGGCGTGATCGGCCCGAACGAGACGCTGATCTTCGTCTGCGACCTGGTCGCCGTCAAGTAG
- a CDS encoding FAD-linked oxidase C-terminal domain-containing protein: MSLDALRAALPAHVVVTAPAALDGVRADKSGHRAPAAPLAIVEAESAEHVQIAMRWASEHGVPVVPRAAGTGLAGGAIAGGGELVVSVDTMRRLLDVSIIDQSCVVEPGIRNAELNDMLASHGLWWPPDPASRAISSVGGNIATNAGGLLCAKYGVTREWVLALDVVLADGSLISTGHRTVKGVTGLDLTALMIGSEGTLGIVVGATLKLRPLVDGTVWTVGAFFDDEAIAAAACTAITAARIRPAIMELVGRDAVSMLAAYTGRAMTGAFVLVQTDDLGAEATSETVAQILSAHGGRVERTDDLSESDAPVQVRRQVHFALESFGNVLVEDIAVPRSRMADMFRACHEAAQRHGVRLVVTAHAGDGNLHPTFVFDEPEPSEAVWACANEVFAAGLALGGTLTGEHGVGILKRRWLVDELGERQLALQQAVKAAFDPLGILNPGKAL; the protein is encoded by the coding sequence ATGAGTCTCGATGCGCTGCGCGCGGCGCTGCCCGCGCACGTCGTCGTCACCGCCCCGGCAGCGCTCGACGGGGTGCGGGCCGACAAGTCGGGCCACCGCGCCCCCGCAGCTCCACTGGCGATCGTCGAGGCGGAGTCGGCCGAGCACGTGCAGATCGCGATGCGCTGGGCCAGCGAGCACGGCGTGCCGGTGGTGCCGCGCGCGGCCGGCACCGGCCTCGCGGGCGGCGCGATCGCGGGCGGCGGCGAGCTCGTGGTCTCGGTGGACACCATGCGGCGCCTCCTCGACGTCTCGATCATCGACCAGTCCTGCGTGGTCGAGCCCGGCATCCGCAACGCCGAGCTGAACGACATGCTCGCCAGCCACGGCCTCTGGTGGCCGCCCGACCCGGCCAGTCGCGCCATCTCCTCCGTGGGCGGCAACATCGCCACCAACGCGGGTGGCCTCCTGTGCGCGAAGTACGGCGTGACGCGCGAATGGGTGCTCGCGCTCGACGTCGTGCTCGCCGACGGCAGCCTCATCTCCACCGGCCATCGCACCGTCAAGGGCGTGACCGGCCTCGATCTGACCGCGCTCATGATCGGCTCGGAGGGCACGCTCGGCATCGTGGTCGGCGCGACGCTCAAGCTGCGCCCGCTCGTCGACGGCACAGTCTGGACGGTGGGCGCGTTCTTCGACGACGAGGCCATCGCGGCCGCGGCCTGCACGGCCATCACCGCCGCGCGCATCCGTCCCGCCATCATGGAGCTCGTCGGCCGAGACGCGGTCTCGATGCTCGCGGCCTACACCGGCCGCGCCATGACGGGCGCGTTCGTGCTCGTGCAGACCGACGACCTGGGCGCCGAGGCGACCTCCGAGACGGTCGCGCAGATCCTCAGCGCCCACGGCGGCCGTGTCGAGCGCACGGACGACCTGAGCGAGTCGGATGCCCCGGTGCAGGTGCGCAGGCAGGTGCACTTCGCGCTCGAGTCGTTCGGGAACGTGCTGGTGGAGGACATCGCGGTGCCGCGCTCGCGGATGGCGGACATGTTCCGGGCCTGCCACGAGGCGGCGCAGCGGCACGGCGTGCGGCTCGTCGTCACCGCGCACGCCGGCGACGGCAACCTGCACCCGACCTTCGTGTTCGACGAGCCGGAGCCGAGCGAGGCGGTCTGGGCGTGCGCGAACGAGGTGTTCGCCGCAGGGCTCGCGCTCGGCGGCACCCTGACGGGCGAGCACGGTGTCGGCATCCTGAAGCGCCGCTGGCTCGTCGACGAGCTGGGCGAGCGGCAGCTGGCGCTGCAGCAGGCGGTGAAGGCGGCGTTCGACCCGCTCGGGATCCTGAACCCGGGCAAGGCGCTCTAG
- a CDS encoding histidine phosphatase family protein, whose product MEIALVRHGQTDYNRDGRLQGSSDIPLNETGIEQAHTAARLLADEVWDAVVSSTLERAAVTADIIAAELGLEVGGRYASLIERAYGEAEGLTKAEAVARFGDDWPGEESFEELQRRAVPAIDEVAAAHPVDALVIVAHGTFIRAFADHVMGIETDTPDNAHSVRFTGTPGGWKLTDGLVLR is encoded by the coding sequence ATGGAGATCGCCCTCGTCAGACATGGCCAGACCGACTACAACCGCGACGGCCGCCTGCAGGGCTCGAGCGACATCCCGCTCAACGAGACCGGCATCGAGCAGGCGCACACGGCAGCGCGGCTGCTCGCCGATGAGGTGTGGGATGCGGTGGTGTCGTCGACGCTGGAGCGAGCGGCCGTCACCGCCGACATCATCGCCGCGGAGCTCGGCCTCGAGGTCGGCGGCCGCTACGCGAGCCTGATCGAGCGCGCCTACGGCGAGGCCGAGGGGCTCACCAAGGCGGAGGCGGTCGCTCGCTTCGGCGACGACTGGCCCGGTGAGGAGTCGTTCGAGGAACTGCAGCGCCGCGCCGTCCCCGCGATCGACGAGGTCGCCGCCGCGCACCCGGTCGACGCACTCGTGATCGTGGCGCACGGCACCTTCATCCGCGCCTTCGCCGACCACGTCATGGGCATCGAGACCGACACCCCCGACAACGCGCATTCCGTGCGCTTCACCGGCACACCCGGCGGTTGGAAGCTCACCGACGGCCTCGTGCTGCGATGA
- a CDS encoding methylated-DNA--[protein]-cysteine S-methyltransferase has translation MTHTIIDSPIGPLTLVREDAGLTGVYMPGHRPAPDEATFGERDDDAFADAVQQFGEYWAGERTGFDLPMAPVGTDFQLRIWNALVTIPYGETRTYGWIAAQIGHPTAVRAVGLANSRNPLSILVPCHRVVGASGALTGYAGGVERKRFLLDHEAGSALDVATGLDSVA, from the coding sequence ATGACGCACACGATCATCGACAGTCCCATCGGCCCGCTCACGCTCGTCCGCGAAGACGCGGGCCTCACGGGTGTCTACATGCCCGGCCATCGACCCGCGCCCGACGAGGCGACGTTCGGCGAGCGCGACGACGACGCCTTCGCGGATGCGGTGCAGCAGTTCGGCGAGTACTGGGCAGGGGAGCGCACCGGCTTCGACCTGCCGATGGCGCCCGTCGGCACCGACTTCCAGCTGCGCATCTGGAACGCGCTCGTCACGATCCCCTACGGCGAGACCCGCACCTACGGCTGGATAGCCGCGCAGATCGGCCATCCGACAGCGGTGCGCGCGGTCGGCCTGGCGAACAGCCGCAATCCACTGTCGATCCTGGTGCCGTGCCACCGCGTGGTGGGTGCGAGCGGAGCCCTCACGGGCTACGCGGGCGGCGTCGAGCGCAAGCGCTTCCTGCTCGACCACGAGGCCGGCTCCGCGCTGGATGTCGCGACCGGGCTAGATTCGGTCGCGTGA
- a CDS encoding sigma-70 family RNA polymerase sigma factor — MTRAPFDSIVAQHGARVWRVCRALLDEPDADDAWSDTFLAALEAYPGLAHDTSIEGWLVTIAHRKAIDVLRRRSGLTIGDVPDRPAPDSTVPGRARDLDLARALAQLPQRQRETVVLHHLGGLPFTEVAAVVGSSADAARRASSDGVRRLRELLGERDA, encoded by the coding sequence GTGACCCGTGCGCCCTTCGACTCGATCGTCGCGCAGCACGGCGCGAGGGTGTGGCGGGTGTGCAGGGCGCTGCTCGACGAGCCCGACGCGGACGACGCCTGGAGCGACACGTTCCTGGCTGCGCTCGAGGCCTATCCGGGCCTCGCGCATGACACGAGCATCGAGGGCTGGCTCGTGACGATCGCGCACCGCAAGGCCATCGATGTGCTGCGCCGGCGCTCGGGGCTGACGATCGGCGACGTGCCCGATCGGCCGGCACCAGACTCGACCGTGCCGGGGCGCGCGCGCGACCTCGACCTCGCGCGGGCGCTCGCGCAGCTGCCGCAGCGCCAGCGCGAGACCGTCGTGCTGCACCACCTCGGTGGGCTGCCGTTCACCGAGGTGGCGGCCGTCGTCGGGTCGTCGGCGGATGCGGCGCGGCGCGCCTCGTCAGACGGCGTGCGTCGGCTGCGAGAGCTGCTGGGGGAGCGCGATGCCTGA